Proteins encoded within one genomic window of Sulfurovum sp. XGS-02:
- the wecB gene encoding non-hydrolyzing UDP-N-acetylglucosamine 2-epimerase, whose product MKKVLLVFGTRPEAIKMAPLVKACETETSIQSKVCVTAQHREMLDQVLDMFDIIPNYDLNIMKPGQDLFDVTSNVLLGLKDVLSDFKPDIVLVHGDTTTTSASSLAAFYHKIKVGHVEAGLRTGNIYSPWPEEANRQITGVLANYHFAPTTTSEKNLLKENKNQDNILVTGNTVIDALFLALDKIENNPQLKHKIIVSINSQYQLNDTKKLVLVTGHRRENFGQGFINICEALKTLALNNPEIDIVYPVHLNPNVQQPVKEILSDVSNVFLIEPLQYESFIYMMNHSYFIITDSGGVQEEAPSLGKPVLVMRDTTERPEAVEAGTVKLVGTNKETIITEAQKLLDDEDAYNTMAKAHNPYGDGKACERIVDFIKRV is encoded by the coding sequence ATGAAAAAAGTTCTCCTAGTATTTGGAACACGACCAGAAGCTATAAAAATGGCACCATTAGTGAAAGCCTGTGAAACAGAGACTTCCATTCAATCAAAAGTTTGTGTAACTGCGCAACATAGAGAGATGTTAGATCAGGTTCTTGATATGTTTGATATCATCCCTAATTATGATTTAAATATTATGAAACCAGGGCAAGACTTATTTGATGTGACCTCAAATGTTTTATTAGGGCTAAAAGATGTATTAAGTGATTTCAAGCCTGATATTGTATTGGTCCATGGAGATACGACAACTACAAGTGCAAGTTCACTTGCTGCTTTTTATCATAAAATAAAAGTGGGACATGTAGAAGCAGGACTTAGGACAGGCAATATCTACAGCCCCTGGCCGGAAGAAGCAAATAGACAAATTACAGGAGTACTGGCGAATTATCATTTCGCTCCAACCACTACAAGTGAAAAGAATCTTCTTAAAGAGAATAAAAATCAAGATAATATATTAGTAACCGGTAATACGGTTATAGATGCACTATTTTTAGCCTTAGATAAAATAGAAAATAATCCTCAGCTAAAACATAAAATCATTGTATCTATCAATTCTCAGTATCAATTAAATGATACCAAGAAATTGGTACTTGTAACCGGGCATAGGAGAGAGAACTTTGGACAAGGATTTATCAATATTTGTGAAGCACTAAAAACATTAGCGTTAAATAATCCAGAGATAGATATCGTATATCCTGTTCATCTAAATCCAAACGTACAACAACCTGTAAAAGAGATACTCTCGGATGTATCAAATGTATTTTTAATAGAACCGCTTCAGTATGAAAGCTTTATTTATATGATGAATCACTCATATTTCATCATCACAGATTCAGGTGGGGTTCAAGAAGAAGCTCCTAGTTTGGGAAAACCAGTACTTGTAATGAGAGATACCACCGAACGTCCTGAAGCAGTAGAAGCAGGAACGGTTAAACTTGTTGGGACCAATAAGGAAACAATCATAACTGAAGCACAAAAGTTACTCGATGATGAAGATGCATACAATACG
- a CDS encoding glycosyltransferase family 4 protein, translating to MMNVLMVSLDYVPTVGGITAHVYELSQALRRIGCHVTIATKFVNKGQKPFETLDGVDIYRFDLKFFGFTYGYQINKFVKDLIRKKDFDIIHIHGMRPLEFYNIKDIPLVYTNHTSGYLKRIRKGGYRIPLLKRLFDKPKLFLAPSEELLEVPFEIKAKKVFISNGVISDKFTRNEKIRNELRSTLGIKDDEILAIITRRMVWKNGVKYLAKSTKYIKNKKLKFLFIGDGEDFEEVKKILEENFTNRFILLGSKRHDEIIDYYSASDLSILPSLMEATSISGLEAMAASLPLVGTRVGGIPVLIKDGVNGYLCEPENPQDLAEKIDKLLENDYVGMGNKSKEFVNQNFDWLKIAEQTLYEYKELLK from the coding sequence ATGATGAATGTTTTAATGGTTAGTTTGGATTATGTACCAACGGTAGGGGGCATTACCGCGCACGTTTACGAACTTAGTCAGGCTTTAAGAAGAATAGGATGTCATGTTACTATTGCTACAAAGTTTGTCAATAAGGGGCAAAAGCCTTTTGAAACGTTAGATGGTGTTGATATTTATAGGTTCGATCTAAAGTTTTTTGGCTTTACCTATGGGTATCAGATCAATAAGTTTGTAAAGGATCTAATACGTAAAAAAGATTTCGATATCATTCATATTCATGGTATGAGACCACTTGAATTTTATAATATTAAAGATATACCACTGGTTTATACCAATCATACTTCCGGCTATTTAAAAAGAATCAGAAAAGGGGGATATAGAATCCCTTTACTTAAAAGATTATTTGATAAACCTAAACTATTTTTAGCCCCTAGCGAGGAGTTGCTTGAAGTACCATTTGAAATCAAAGCCAAGAAAGTGTTTATCTCAAATGGTGTTATCTCTGATAAGTTTACAAGAAATGAAAAGATACGAAATGAACTTAGAAGTACACTTGGAATAAAGGATGATGAAATCCTGGCTATCATCACTCGTAGAATGGTTTGGAAAAATGGTGTAAAATATCTTGCGAAGTCAACAAAATATATCAAAAATAAGAAGTTAAAGTTTTTATTCATAGGTGATGGTGAAGATTTTGAAGAGGTAAAGAAAATTCTAGAAGAAAATTTTACAAACAGATTCATCTTGCTAGGCTCGAAAAGACATGATGAGATCATCGATTATTACAGTGCCTCAGATCTGTCCATATTACCATCCCTAATGGAGGCTACAAGTATCAGTGGATTAGAAGCAATGGCTGCTTCTTTACCTTTGGTCGGGACAAGGGTTGGTGGTATTCCCGTTTTAATCAAAGATGGAGTTAATGGGTACCTTTGTGAACCGGAAAATCCTCAAGATCTAGCAGAAAAAATAGATAAGTTATTAGAAAATGACTATGTGGGGATGGGAAATAAATCAAAAGAATTTGTAAATCAAAACTTTGATTGGCTTAAAATTGCAGAGCAGACACTTTATGAGTATAAGGAATTATTAAAATGA
- a CDS encoding glycosyltransferase family 4 protein, which translates to MRIVQLLPELNEGGVERGVMELSRELVKQGHESIVVSAGGKLQDQIEKDGGKHITLDVYSKNLFTAPFRVLKLRKILKDIKPDILHARSRVPAWLTYLANRTLHFPFVTTVHGFNSVNPYSKVMTYGDKVICGSKFMIEHIVKHYQTPMDKIVLIPRGVDMDAFSKELDHDFIDDFKKKYQLDNCFIITHVARITHWKDQKTAIKAFMEVKKHIKNAKLLFVGSVDESRINYYEELNKMVEESPYSNDIIFTGNQQHIKEIFSLSDVSISASNKPETFGRANIESIFMGTPLIATNIGATADYVIEGKNGFLFEPNDAEGLSSLIIKVQQSSFDKEEMAEYIRENFSLEQMVDKNMSVYTDLVNNERV; encoded by the coding sequence ATGAGAATAGTACAGTTATTGCCTGAACTCAATGAAGGCGGTGTAGAGCGTGGTGTCATGGAGTTAAGCCGTGAATTGGTAAAACAGGGACATGAGAGCATTGTGGTCTCTGCAGGTGGAAAATTACAAGATCAGATAGAAAAAGATGGAGGGAAACATATTACTCTTGATGTCTACAGTAAAAATCTTTTCACCGCTCCTTTCAGAGTTTTAAAACTTAGAAAGATCCTAAAAGATATAAAACCGGACATACTTCATGCACGAAGCAGGGTACCTGCATGGCTGACCTATCTTGCGAATAGAACATTACATTTCCCCTTTGTTACAACTGTACATGGCTTTAATAGTGTGAACCCCTATAGTAAAGTGATGACTTATGGAGATAAAGTTATATGTGGTAGCAAATTTATGATCGAACATATTGTGAAACATTATCAGACACCTATGGATAAAATTGTTTTGATACCTCGGGGTGTGGACATGGATGCCTTTAGTAAAGAATTAGATCATGATTTTATAGATGATTTTAAAAAGAAATATCAGCTTGATAATTGTTTTATTATTACGCATGTAGCAAGAATTACACATTGGAAAGATCAAAAAACAGCGATAAAAGCATTTATGGAAGTCAAAAAGCATATTAAAAATGCCAAACTGCTTTTTGTCGGAAGTGTTGATGAGAGTAGAATCAATTACTATGAAGAGCTTAACAAAATGGTTGAAGAGAGTCCTTATAGCAATGATATTATTTTTACCGGCAATCAGCAACATATTAAAGAGATATTTTCGTTATCGGATGTGAGTATCTCTGCATCCAATAAACCTGAAACATTCGGAAGAGCCAATATTGAAAGTATTTTTATGGGTACACCATTGATAGCTACAAACATTGGTGCGACTGCAGATTATGTGATTGAAGGTAAGAATGGATTCTTATTTGAACCAAATGATGCAGAGGGATTGTCAAGTCTGATTATTAAAGTACAGCAGAGTTCTTTTGATAAAGAAGAGATGGCAGAGTATATCAGAGAAAATTTTTCATTGGAACAGATGGTTGATAAAAATATGAGTGTTTATACGGATCTTGTCAATAATGAAAGGGTATAA
- a CDS encoding ELM1/GtrOC1 family putative glycosyltransferase produces MSRVLILSDDRPGHLNQSLALVKYLNVPYDVVSVRFKYKWVKALSYILDKIGMYTDKLFDLQIDRTYDMVVGTGSTTSYATKVFAKKMDARSVAMMLPRGYRYDFDIIFAQSHDNPPKQKNIIEIPANFAYVEPQGLYQAKKKSIGIVIGGDNKLFTMSKEKLQLQLDTIVDRYKEYEVAVTTSPRTSKEIEDLIASYAFDYEVTFSKNPINPIPDFLDQCETVFITGDSTSMISEAVSYGNSNVMVLPLESKRDNKFIRFIDVLEKEGYLHIFDGTIKNKNKKIDFKTYLTEVNI; encoded by the coding sequence ATGAGTAGAGTCCTTATACTCAGTGATGACCGTCCGGGGCATCTGAACCAGTCTCTTGCCTTGGTGAAGTACTTGAATGTACCTTATGATGTGGTCTCTGTGAGGTTTAAATATAAATGGGTTAAAGCATTGAGCTACATACTTGACAAAATAGGGATGTACACAGATAAACTGTTTGATCTACAGATAGATAGAACCTATGATATGGTCGTGGGAACAGGCTCTACAACATCCTACGCGACGAAAGTGTTTGCCAAGAAAATGGATGCAAGATCAGTAGCGATGATGCTGCCTCGAGGGTATCGTTATGATTTTGATATCATCTTTGCCCAAAGCCATGATAACCCGCCTAAACAGAAGAACATCATAGAGATTCCTGCAAACTTTGCGTATGTGGAGCCTCAAGGGCTTTATCAGGCAAAGAAGAAGTCAATCGGTATCGTGATCGGTGGAGACAATAAACTTTTTACGATGTCGAAAGAAAAACTGCAACTACAATTAGACACGATAGTTGATAGATACAAAGAGTATGAGGTAGCTGTCACCACATCTCCTAGAACCAGTAAAGAGATAGAAGATCTGATAGCGTCCTATGCCTTTGATTATGAGGTGACCTTTTCTAAAAATCCCATCAACCCCATCCCTGATTTCCTTGATCAGTGCGAAACAGTCTTCATCACAGGGGATAGCACCTCGATGATCTCTGAAGCGGTCTCTTATGGTAACTCCAATGTGATGGTTTTACCTTTAGAGAGTAAGAGAGATAACAAATTTATACGATTTATAGATGTTTTGGAAAAAGAGGGGTATTTGCACATTTTTGACGGAACTATAAAAAATAAAAATAAAAAAATAGACTTTAAAACATACCTTACAGAGGTGAACATATGA
- a CDS encoding lysophospholipid acyltransferase family protein, with protein MREKTEYAFVRLFLWLAKIAPTSFIYTMMKALTLLVYHIDKKRRHLTITNLTMAFPEKTPQEIVLLSKEVYIELSKTISEILLMFTGKFDIDHAIKNREEVQEKLQELAQNSPHGIVFMTAHFSNWELMAHFIAKNGLPMIVIGRKGNNRLIEANITTPFREKYGNSAASKDKAMLSMMKRLKAKGNVGLLIDQKSGGPLSAKIDFFGKPAETTLSVASLKLKLDPLVVPVFVVRNSEGLYELVINEGVEYVADEIEDQQKKLEAMTLKYNQAIEDIVKKYPEQWFWMHNRWRV; from the coding sequence ATGAGAGAAAAAACAGAGTATGCTTTTGTAAGACTATTTTTGTGGCTGGCAAAGATAGCACCTACATCATTCATTTACACTATGATGAAAGCGCTTACCCTTCTTGTTTACCATATAGATAAAAAAAGACGCCACCTTACCATCACAAATCTTACCATGGCCTTTCCTGAGAAAACTCCTCAAGAGATAGTGCTTCTCTCTAAAGAGGTGTATATTGAACTCTCTAAAACGATTTCTGAAATTTTGTTGATGTTTACGGGAAAGTTCGATATCGATCATGCGATAAAAAACAGAGAAGAAGTCCAAGAGAAATTACAAGAACTGGCACAAAACAGTCCACATGGTATTGTCTTTATGACGGCACATTTCTCCAACTGGGAACTCATGGCACACTTTATCGCAAAAAACGGACTTCCTATGATCGTTATAGGACGCAAGGGAAACAATAGACTGATAGAAGCCAATATTACAACACCGTTTCGTGAAAAATACGGCAATAGCGCTGCAAGTAAAGACAAAGCCATGCTCTCCATGATGAAACGATTGAAGGCCAAGGGAAATGTGGGATTGCTTATCGATCAGAAATCGGGAGGTCCACTTAGTGCCAAGATAGACTTTTTTGGCAAACCTGCCGAGACAACGCTTTCTGTTGCTTCATTGAAATTGAAGCTCGATCCTTTGGTCGTACCTGTTTTTGTGGTGAGAAACAGTGAAGGGTTGTATGAGCTGGTGATCAATGAAGGTGTCGAGTATGTGGCAGATGAGATCGAGGACCAGCAGAAGAAGCTTGAAGCAATGACTTTGAAATACAACCAGGCCATAGAAGATATCGTCAAAAAATATCCTGAACAATGGTTCTGGATGCACAATAGGTGGCGGGTATGA
- the hisH gene encoding imidazole glycerol phosphate synthase subunit HisH produces MIGIVDYKMGNLASVINAFAKVGADATLESDPSKLDQYDKLILPGVGAFGDAMEHLKTNGMDKAVIDFAASGKPLLGICLGMQLLFESSEEFAKDEHGTKGLGLIPGKVVAFDENKFDHHLKVPHMGWNELFQQKETALFAEMKKDFYLYFVHSFHAVCDDAYAIGKTHYGYEFVSAVQNGNIYGIQPHPEKSHENGLKIIENFAKL; encoded by the coding sequence GTGATAGGAATCGTCGATTACAAAATGGGGAACTTGGCCTCTGTCATCAATGCGTTTGCTAAGGTCGGGGCAGATGCCACCCTGGAGAGTGACCCTTCCAAACTTGACCAATATGATAAACTCATACTGCCCGGTGTAGGTGCATTTGGCGATGCTATGGAACACCTCAAAACAAACGGTATGGATAAGGCGGTCATTGATTTTGCTGCCTCAGGGAAACCGCTTTTGGGTATCTGTCTCGGTATGCAGTTGCTCTTTGAAAGTTCTGAAGAGTTTGCAAAAGATGAACACGGTACAAAAGGTTTGGGACTTATCCCGGGTAAAGTCGTCGCGTTTGATGAAAACAAATTTGACCATCACCTCAAAGTACCGCATATGGGATGGAATGAACTCTTCCAACAAAAAGAAACAGCTCTTTTTGCAGAAATGAAAAAAGATTTTTATCTCTACTTTGTACACTCATTCCATGCAGTCTGTGATGACGCATATGCCATAGGAAAAACACACTATGGGTATGAGTTTGTATCGGCCGTACAGAACGGGAACATTTACGGCATCCAGCCACACCCTGAAAAAAGCCATGAAAATGGTTTGAAGATTATAGAAAATTTTGCAAAATTATAG